The Bartonella grahamii subsp. shimonis region CTGCTGCAAGAGCCTCTGCTTCAGTTCGTACACCAATACGCAACCTTGCAGAACGTGAGCGTGGATTTTTCTGTAACTCCTCTTTAGTTGCCGTAATCCCCCCTTTAAACAAAGAAAAAAATGTTGCTGGAGCAGCTTTTATTTCAGGAAGATAGCGCGATCTCATACATTCTCCTGAACGAGAAGAAAAAAATCTTTTGACCATACGATCTTCAAGAGAATGAAAACTGACAACGCCCAAACGACCACCCGGTTTCAAAATGCATTCAGCAGCAAATAAGCCACGTGCAAGTTCACCAATTTCATCATTAACATATATACGAAGAGCCTGAAATACACGTGTTGCAGGATGAATACGATCTCCCGGCTTACGTCCTATCAACACTTCGATAGCATACGCCAAATCACCTGTACGCAAAAAAGGCTGAACAACACGACGCTTTTCAATCATCCGTGCAATTCGCCCCGCATAACGCTCTTCTCCCAATATTTTAAAGATTCGCGCTAAATCCCTTGCTTTTAAATGATTTACAACATCGCTAGCTGTAAAACCGGTCTGAGCCATTCGCATATCCAATGGTCCATCTTTTTGAAAAGAAAAACCTCTTTCTGCTTCATCAAGCTGCATTGAAGAAACACCAATATCCAAAATAACCGCATCAACCTTTTCTTCAACGACGCGATCAAGCTGTGAAAACGCCATAT contains the following coding sequences:
- the rsmH gene encoding 16S rRNA (cytosine(1402)-N(4))-methyltransferase RsmH — encoded protein: MIKQDQRAERHIPVLLQPVLAGLMPLVGAKVIDGTFGAGGYTRALLKAGAEVIALDRDPHAIGAGQSLVEEFFPRLRLVHMAFSQLDRVVEEKVDAVILDIGVSSMQLDEAERGFSFQKDGPLDMRMAQTGFTASDVVNHLKARDLARIFKILGEERYAGRIARMIEKRRVVQPFLRTGDLAYAIEVLIGRKPGDRIHPATRVFQALRIYVNDEIGELARGLFAAECILKPGGRLGVVSFHSLEDRMVKRFFSSRSGECMRSRYLPEIKAAPATFFSLFKGGITATKEELQKNPRSRSARLRIGVRTEAEALAADMKLFGLAEIASFEGSKK